A section of the Styela clava chromosome 9, kaStyClav1.hap1.2, whole genome shotgun sequence genome encodes:
- the LOC120339511 gene encoding uncharacterized protein LOC120339511, whose amino-acid sequence MKRVLEGELHATSGEKKSYFRIIFTNFAIAINQSAMEAFKLLFMCIGFATTVDITVKVQFRGNAVMTSYQYEETTTAKNETELREKLSEKLENALLKKQIDEVTITTKVSHGNEVHSTQVTEFNVITSNELDGTTFVTTTNSDNITKAVTSSSFQTGKDRDVTTTTVIENVFTTQSITSIASTKSFHESTTVTECGVVYKSKCFRAIVYDTWNVTLSAAESICENKLANIYDVTHYNMLRDYLLPMIPDRLPWIGVRTGITYENSGLYATTGEAVNLPTEVWYPSSAESFTTVVVYVTRNTENNSQEIFNIPPSYAYPGAICENEL is encoded by the exons ATGAAAAGAGTTTTGGAAGGAGAATTACATGCAACCTCTGGGGAGAAGAAGAGTTATTTTAGAATTATATTCACAAATTTTGCGATTGCAATAAATCAATCTGCAATGGAAGCTTTCAAGCTGCTGTTCATGTGCATTGGATTTGCCACGACAG TCGACATTACTGTGAAAGTTCAATTCAGGGGCAATgcagttatgacgtcataccaaTATGAGGAAACGACCACG gcaaagaatgaGACAG AATTGAGAGAGAAATTGTCTGAAAAGCTGGAAAACGCATTACTGAAGAAACAGATCGATGAAGTTACCATAACAACTAAAGTTTCCCATGGCAACGAGGTTCATTCAACCCAAGTCACCGAGTTTAACGTAATAACTTCAAATGAACTAGATGGCACGACTTTCGTTACCACTACTAATAGTGATAACATCACTAAAGCCGTTACGTCATCTAGCTTCCAAACAGGAAAAGATCGTGACGTCACAACAACGACTGTGATCGAAAACGTGTTTACAACTCAATCAATCACTTCCATTGCTTCCACTAAATCGTTCCATGAGTCGACTACAGTCACag AATGTGGCGTGGTTTACAAATCAAAATGTTTTCGAGCAATCGTTTATGACACATGGAACGTCACATTGAGCGCCGCTGAATCTATTTGTGAGAATAAACTGGCTAACATTTATGACGTTACACACTACAACATGCTTCGAGATTATTTACTACCAATGATCCCTGATAGGCTACCATGGATTGGTGTTCGTACGGGAATTACTTACGAA AACAGTGGACTGTATGCAACGACGGGCGAAGCTGTAAATCTGCCAACTGAGGTTTGGTATCCGTCTTCCGCTGAATCGTTTACAACTGTTGTTGTTTATGTCACTCGAAACACGGAGAACAATTCTCAAGAGATTTTTAATATTCCTCCTTCCTATGCATATCCCGGAGCcatctgtgaaaatgaattataa
- the LOC120340115 gene encoding uncharacterized protein LOC120340115, translating into MKAFKLLFMCIGFGTTVDITVKVQFRGNAVMTSYQYEETTTAKNETELREKLSEKLENALLKKQIDEVTITTKVSYGNEVHSTQVTEFNVTTSNELDGTTFVTTTNSDNITKAVTSSSFQTEKDRDVTTTTVIENVSTTRSITSIASTRSSQESTTVTECGVVYKSKCFQAFVYDKWNVTMSTAESICKNKLANIYDVTHYDMLREYLRPMIPDGRSWIGVRTGMTYKNGQLYATTGQAVSLPTEVWHPNYPSSASSFTTAVVDVARNPKNKYQGIFNIPPSNVYHGAICEKSV; encoded by the exons ATGAAAGCATTCAAGCTGCTGTTCATGTGCATTGGATTTGGCACGACAG TCGACATTACTGTGAAAGTTCAATTCAGGGGCAATgcagttatgacgtcataccaaTATGAGGAAACGACCACG gcaaagaatgaGACAG AATTGAGAGAGAAATTGTCTGAAAAGCTGGAAAACGCATTACTGAAGAAACAGATCGATGAAGTTACCATAACAACCAAAGTTTCCTATGGCAACGAGGTTCATTCAACCCAAGTCACCGAGTTTAACGTAACAACTTCAAATGAACTAGATGGCACGACTTTCGTCACCACTACTAATAGTGATAACATCACTAAAGCCGTTACGTCATCTAGCTTCCAAACAGAGAAAGATCGTGACGTCACAACAACGACTGTGATCGAAAACGTTTCCACAACTCGATCAATCACTTCCATTGCTTCCACTAGATCGTCCCAGGAGTCGACTACAGTCACag AATGTGGCGTGGTTTACAAATCCAAATGTTTTCAAGCGTTCGTTTATGATAAATGGAACGTTACAATGAGCACCGCTGAATCTATCTGTAAAAATAAACTGGCTAACATTTATGACGTTACACACTACGACATGCTTCGAGAATATTTACGACCAATGATCCCTGATGGACGATCATGGATTGGTGTTCGTACGGGAATGACTTACAAG AACGGTCAGCTGTATGCAACGACGGGCCAAGCTGTATCTCTGCCAACTGAGGTTTGGCATCCTAATTATCCGTCTTCCGCTTCATCGTTCACAACCGCTGTTGTTGATGTCGCTCGaaatccgaaaaacaaatatcAAGGGATTTTTAATATTCCCCCTTCCAATGTATATCACGGAGCCATTTGTGAAAAGTCTGTTTAA